The following coding sequences are from one Bombus terrestris chromosome 14, iyBomTerr1.2, whole genome shotgun sequence window:
- the LOC100648801 gene encoding kinase D-interacting substrate of 220 kDa B isoform X2: MRKAKDDRVKIATHHFRISIEEEGDEENKEAEDAARETDRRFSITIEADSGIVVASQESQAQNLPITREERSFANDQTANEILSEEFVERTWNEQEKKAQSFESKSSKNSGDSKGRSSKGSVGQQQILLEKFVDRTLDEQGREVQGFEFKISKDSDGSDSGPSQEIGSRESISQKKRIDKFANDENLSDDSQNCGKIEKTQSDNLESEARFSVASSEVPNENYEISASESSPRSISPDQNFGVLCSKFKYIINESSYENVDLTKKLERGSTSSFLPFETSNPSELKRHRSLSSYETYKSSSLNTSMQRKRSLQDPTDVTLQNLQLVDQPRERAQSMTAAEIQETSQILTHPNIESVNAVPPSAVSVSPLLIRRYYKVMSAFSNNSSSLENTCPSKMLGDPLQTRQDSIKTPKNAVNCTNSEEESNQRNTQRRLTLPAMNIGLNSEEKPGTANYQNVLSGTSVNPIRRSSIANAAICSSLAPSLASAYPGVPNCLLPTSNGNELSNISSTSEQIPEKSGVTGLKMKLPFLRLHIPAPQPISGEGEGEEEDPNHHSHYHHHHHHHHHVFPYFHVPTFTFTAPATDGEPGRKFNFGIRRHSQTTLHRTDSMVSLCYRSLASYITDDNLAGLQSFLENKRVLIDDRDENGSTALILAATKGKIHFVRELINHGADVNAEDADNWTALLCAAKEGHTDVCLELLEHGADLEHRDMGGWTALMWATYKGRSPTVMMLLGREADVNAHGNFHISSLLWAAGRGYPDIVKDLIAHGAKVNVGDKYGTTALVWASRKGHVEIVDTLLKAGANVDTAGMYSWTALLVATLGNHLEVVLLLLEHKPNVNALDKDGCTALAIACREGHHEIANALLNAGAYVNIQDRAGDTNLIHAVKGGHRGVVESLLKKYADVDIAGKDKKTATYIAVEKGNISILKLLLNANPDLEIATKDGDTPLLRAVRSRNAEIVQILLDKKAKVSATDKKGDTVLHIAMRARSKAIVEILLRNPKNSQLLYRPNRQGETPYNIDINHPKTILGQIFGARRLNTNEDNENMLGYDLYSSALADILSEPSLSTPITVGLYAKWGSGKSFLLNKLREEMKNFARQWMDPVFQFSFLLFVVITHVSLLVGITIGLALQSWIVGLACGISLIFFTYTFLILVWYANKRYDWYWPYNFTVALTTKLNSLKLLLQVIFCHPPGGRVHDDITVQPIKFYFTDQTRVGTTAAGENAVVQMVGSLYDSIENEFGSLSTRLYRAFRPKPDKSTTTWKWRHLCCLPYIVIFEFCFCSLLVGISVLTVYLIDISSSEPTIERVTSHIIMITIALILAVSVIANLYTWSRTLQALVFSQRRHLQRSISKLETLKSEGFIQTLRSEVSLMTEMVKCLDSFMAQQSRLVIIVDGLDSCEQDKVLLVLDAIQALFSDNGYPFVVILAIDPHIIAKAVEVNSRRLFTESNIGGHDYLRNMVHLPFYLQNSGLRKVKVAQQTAQHSRKTTWTEAEESVNYTATSTMHHSVSNRRLSTESAIMNSNEKLKPQSRKGSRKLRLSESIASSIGSNLNRLGGAQDLNKMLLTDDYFSDVNPRSMRRLMNVVYVTGRLLKAFQIDFNWYHLASWINITEQWPFRTSWLILHYDMYEDSLDDSMSLKNLYDKIRPQIPVLKEVQPLLEMDRDERKLDIFLTFHRSSLLVSDMKIFLPFTINLDPYIKKKIKEEQQSMEEESGLLGPYKQYSPWTLPSNTHESWSVNKSGLPNRTMKLVKTPSLQGHVPVPSTSWVQPCLQPTFDWQTPSWQVLPVEPAIKPLSATTTLPSEILEIRLSSLTVNGICDLIDRIDSISPNQAPQYKQVIKENNITGRVLLHCDLQELKKVLKMAFGDWELFRMMIVSLRELELSSFSTQEEGSRSVRFTVGSEQIQRKGGDHALQNTSIRVPTHVEKDKGTSRTDGPRRDQTKQSIMEKQVTLEEQMICGALQTLNEEACEDVLDVPSSAVVPSDSLAGSISMAPQDTDYVILQSNPLLHWVPVNDEPETSDDSSFESTVHLQRTNSQRSITSQLSTRSACSFGRKELRKSGGNSISSRPASLFVSPPPSPRPAFRSKSTDENYVANNIPMKSAISTPMKKRCSTSTLNDELILSVPVPNSSLEKLSKLKDRLMGTLPVSPAPGESEDESTPLVSELSTPTHSQSDSVFKHDCSEENSSSISSNKSLPHDGERSIDVVDYSDTVSLMVREASQVRFLSRQDAEEWDNPETPV, translated from the exons ATGCGGAAGGCCAAAGACGATCGTGTCAAGATCGCGACACATCATTTTCGAATCAGCATCGAGGAAGAAGGGGACGAAGAGAACAAAGAAGCGGAAGATGCAGCTAGAGAAACCGATAGAAGATTCTCCATTACGATTGAAGCGGATTCTGGTATAGTGGTTGCGTCGCAAGAATCACAAGCGCAAAATCTTCCAATCACCAGAGAAGAACGTTCGTTTGCAAACGACCAAACAgccaatgaaattttatcagAAGAATTTGTAGAAAGAACTTGGAACGAGCAGGAAAAGAAAGCACAAAGCTTCGAATCTAAGTCATCAAAAAATTCTGGTGACTCAAAGGGACGATCTTCAAAAGGATCAGTCGGCCAACAACAAATTTTGTTAGAGAAATTTGTCGATAGAACTTTGGACGAACAGGGAAGAGAGGTACAAGGCTTCGAGTTCAAAATTTCGAAAGATTCTGATGGATCAGATAGTGGACCTTCCCAAGAAATTGGTTCGAGAGAATCGATTAGTCAGAAGAAGAGGATCGATAAATTCGCAAATGATGAAAATTTGTCGGATGATTCGCAAAATTGCGGGAAGATTGAAAAGACGCAAAGCGATAATTTGGAAAGTGAAGCACGATTTTCGGTTGCTTCCAGCGAAGTTCCTAACGAAAATTATGAAATCTCCGCTTCCGAAAGTTCGCCACGATCGATCAGTCCGGACCAAAACTTCGGCGTTCTCTGCTCGAAGTTCAAGTATATCATCAACGAAAGTTCCTACGAGAATGTAGATTTGACAAAGAAATTGGAGCGCGGTTCGACCTCGAGTTTTCTTCCTTTCGAAACATCGAATCCTTCAGAGCTTAAACGCCATAGATCTCTTTCTTCGTACGAAACCTACAAATCTTCTAGTTTAAATACTTCCATGCAACGCAAGAGGAGTCTCCAAGATCCTACAGACGTAACattacaaaatttacaattagTCGATCAACCAAGAGAAAGAGCACAATCGATGACAGCTGCAGAAATCCAGGAGACCTCGCAGATTCTTACTCATCCAAATATCGAATCAGTTAATGCAGTTCCTCCCTCGGCAGTCTCTGTCTCTCCTCTTCTAATCAGACGTTATTACAAAGTTATGTCCGCGTTTTCCAATAATTCCTCCAGTCTGGAAAATACCTGTCCATCCAAAATGTTAGGAGATCCTCTTCAAACTCGACAAGACTCCATCAAAACTCCGAAAAATGCTGTAAATTGTACAAATTCAGAAGAAGAAAGCAATCAGAGGAATACGCAAAGAAGATTGACATTGCCTGCTATGAACATAGGTCTAAATTCGGAAGAAAAACCAGGAACTGCCAActatcaaaatgttttatcaGGAACCAGCGTTAATCCTATTAGAAGGTCCAGCATAGCGAATGCTGCGATTTGTTCGAGTTTAGCTCCCAGCTTGGCCAGCGCTTATCCAGGTGTTCCAAACTGTTTATTGCCCACGTCGAATGGAAACGAACTGTCGAACATTTCGTCTACCAGCGAGCAGATACCAGAAAAAAGCGGAGTAACCGGGTTGAAGATGAAGCTACCATTCCTTCGACTTCATATACCTGCGCCGCAACCAATTTCAGGCGAGGGAGAAGGCGAAGAGGAGGATCCGAATCATCATTcgcattatcatcatcatcaccatcatcatcaccacGTGTTCCCGTATTTTCATGTACCCACATTCACGTTCACCGCGCCAGCCACCGATGGTGAACCTGGCCGGAAGTTCAACTTTGGAATTCGCAGACACTCGCAAACG ACCTTGCATCGGACTGACTCGATGGTATCACTCTGCTACCGATCTCTCGCCAGCTATATCACAGACGATAATCTCGCTGGTCTTCAAAGCTTCCTCGAAAACAAACGAGTACTGATCGATGACCGAGACGAG AATGGAAGTACAGCCCTCATCCTTGCAGCAACTAAAGGGAAGATACACTTTGTACGAGAGCTTATCAATCATGGTGCAGATGTTAATGCAGAGGACGCA gACAATTGGACGGCGTTATTGTGTGCGGCCAAGGAAGGGCACACAGATGTGTGCCTTGAATTACTCGAACATGGCGCCGATTTGGAACACAGAGACATG GGAGGGTGGACTGCACTTATGTGGGCGACGTATAAGGGTAGGTCGCCGACGGTGATGATGCTACTAGGACGTGAAGCTGACGTCAATGCACATGGAAATTTTCACATATCTTCGTTGTTATGGGCCGCAGGCAGGGGTTACCCCGATATTGTTAAGGATCTTATTGCTCATGGTGCTAAAGTCAATGTCGGTGACAAG taTGGTACTACAGCGTTGGTGTGGGCGTCGCGTAAAGGTCACGTAGAAATTGTAGATACTCTTCTAAAAGCTGGTGCTAATGTCGATACTGCTGGCATG TACTCATGGACAGCTCTTCTAGTGGCCACTCTTGGGAATCACTTGGAGGTGGTACTACTTCTTTTAGAACATAAACCAAACGTGAACGCGTTAGATAAAGATGGATGCACAGCTCTGGCAATAGCTTGCCGAGAGGGGCATCACGAAATAGCAAATGCTCTTTTGAATGCTGGTGCTTATGTGAACATTCAAGATAGGGCTGGTGACACAAATTTAATTCATGCTGTGAAAGGCGGACATAGAGGAGTGGTTGAATCTCTTTTAAAAAAGTATGCTGATGTCGACATTGCCGGAAAG gaTAAGAAAACTGCAACCTACATAGCAGTCGAAAAAggcaatatttcaatattgaaGCTGTTATTAAATGCAAACCCAGATTTAGAAATTGCGACAAAAGATGGTGATACTCCATTATTACGGGCAGTTCGATCGCGAAACGCTGAAATCGTGCAGATATTGCTAGACAAAAAAGCTAAAGTATCAGCCACCGATAAAAAAGGTGATACTGTACTACATATAGCTATGCGAGCTAGATCGAAAGCCATCGTTGAGATACTATtgagaaatccaaaaaatagtCAACTACTGTACCGTCCAAATAGACAAGGAGAGACTCCTTATAATATCGACATCAATCATCCAAAAACCATTCTTGGACAAATATTTGGTGCAC GGCGTCTTAATACCaatgaagataatgaaaatatgCTCGGTTACGACTTGTACAGTAGTGCGTTAGCGGATATCCTCAGTGAACCATCTCTTTCAACGCCTATAACTGTTGGCCTTTACGCGAAGTGGGGTTCAGGAAAAtcatttttgttaaataaattaagaG aggaaatgaaaaattttgctCGCCAATGGATGGACCCAGTattccaattttctttcttattattcgTAGTAATAACTCATGTATCTTTGTTAGTGGGTATCACAATAGGTCTTGCCCTCCAATCATGGATTGTTGGTCTTGCATGTGGTATAAGTCTTATATTTTTTACGTACACTTTTTTGATACTTGTCTGGTATGCTAACAAAAG ATATGATTGGTACTGGCCATACAATTTCACGGTAGCTCTGACtacaaaattaaattcattgaaaCTGCTTTTACAAGTAATTTTTTGTCATCCTCCTGGTGGTCGAGTTCACGATGATATCACTGTTCAACCCATAAAGTTCTATTTTACTGACCAGACCCGAGTCGGCACAACTGCTGCCGGAGAGAACGCAGTAGTACAAATGGTAGGATCGCTTTATGATTCCATTGAGAATGAATTTGGTTCTTTATCCACGCGACTCTACAGAGCATTCAGACCAAAACCAGATAAATCAACGACAACATGGAAATGGAGACATCTTTGTTGTTTaccatatatagttatatttgaATTCTGCTTTTGCAGTTTACTCGTTGGTATCTCCGTACTTACGGTCTATCTCATCGATATTTCTAGCAGCGA GCCAACAATAGAAAGAGTTACATCACACATTATTATGATAACCATTGCCTTAATACTAGCTGTTAGCGTAATAGCAAACTTATATACATGGAGTCGAACGTTGCAAGCACTTGTTTTCTCTCAAAGACGGCACCTACAGCGCAGCATTTCTAAGTTAGAGACTTTAAAAAGCGAAGGTTTTATACAGACGCTAAGAAGCGAAGTCAGTTTAATGACCGAGAtg gttAAATGCCTAGATAGTTTTATGGCACAACAAAGCAGATTAGTAATAATTGTGGATGGTCTGGATAGTTGTGAACAAGATAAAGTGTTGTTAGTTTTAGATGCTATACAAGCATTATTCAGTGATAACGGTTATCCATTTGTTGTTATATTAGCGATTGATCCACATATTATTGCCAAG GCAGTGGAAGTCAATAGTAGAAGATTATTCACAGAGTCTAATATCGGAGGACACGATTACTTACGTAATATGGTGCATCTTCCATTTTATTTGCAAAACAGTGGTTTGCGAAAGGTAAAAGTAGCTCAACAAACTGCCCAACATAGCAGAAAAACTACGTGGACCGAAGCCGAGGAAAGTGTAAATTACACCGCGACTAGTACAATGCATCACTCTGTTTCTAACAGAAGACTTAGCACAGAGTCTGCTATAATGAACAGCAATGAAAAGTTGAAACCGCAAAGCAGAAAAGGCAGTAGAAAATTACGATTAAGCGAGTCAATCGCAAGTAGCATCGGTAGCAATTTAAATCGATTGGGCGGTGCACAAGATCTCAATAAAATGCTTCTTACTGACGATTACTTTAGTGACGTGAATCCTCGTAGTATGAGAAGATTAATGAATGTTGTTTATGTCACTG GAAGATTATTAAAAGCATTCCAAATTGATTTCAACTGGTATCATTTAGCTAGTTGGATCAATATAACTGAACAATGGCCATTTAGGACGTCTTGGTTGATTCTTCATTACGATATGTATGAAGATAGTTTAGATGATTCCATGTCGTTGAAAAATCTTTATGATAA GATACGACCCCAAATCCCAGTACTTAAAGAAGTTCAACCTCTGTTAGAAATGGATAGAGATGAACGGAAACTAGATATTTTCCTGACGTTCCATCGTTCGAGTTTACTTGTTAGcgatatgaaaatattcttaCCATTCACAATAAATCTCGATCCttatattaagaaaaaaataaaagaggagCAACAGAGTATGGAAGAAGAATCAGGACTACTTGGTCCATATAAACAGTATAGTCCTTGGACTTTACCTAGTAATACACATGAATCATGGAGTGTAAATAAAAGTGGTTTACCAAATCGAACAATGAAACTTGTTAAAACACCAAGTCTACAAGGACATGTACCAGTACCATCAACATCATGGGTACAACCGTGTTTGCAGCCAACATTCGATTGGCAGACTCCATCGTGGCAAGTACTTCCCGTGGAACCGGCGATTAAACCACTCTCTGCAACTACAACATTAccg tcCGAGATTTTGGAGATAAGACTCTCATCTTTAACAGTAAATGGAATTTGCGACCTTATTGATAGGATCGACAGTATAAGTCCTAATCAAGCACCACAGTACAAACAAGTTATTAAAGAGAATAACATTACTGGTAGAGTTTTATTGCATTGTGATTTACAGGAGTTGAAAAAG GTTCTTAAAATGGCTTTTGGAGATTGGGAATTGTTTCGTATGATGATTGTATCGCTTAGAGAATTAGAACTTTCATCATTTAGCACACAAGAAGAAGGTTCACGAAGTGTTCGATTCACCGTAGGATCGGAACAAATTCAACGAAAAGGAGGAG ATCATGCTTTACAAAATACTTCGATACGTGTGCCAACACATGTAGAAAAAGACAAAGGAACATCGAGAACCGATGGTCCTAGGCGAGATCAAACTAAACAATCTATTATGGAAAAACAA gTAACTTTAGAAGAACAGATGATATGTGGTGCATTACAAACTTTAAATGAAGAAGCGTGTGAAGATGTATTAGATGTACCATCTTCTGCAGTGGTACCATCAGACTCACTCGCAG GATCCATTTCGATGGCCCCTCAAGATACAGATTACGTGATTCTTCAATCTAATCCACTTCTACACTGGGTACCAGTCAACGATGAACCAGAGACGTCAGACGACAGCTCGTTCGAGTCAACAGTACATCTTCAACGTACGAACTCTCAACGTAGTATTACATCTCAACTTAGTACCAGATCGGCTTGTTCGTTCGGACGTAAAGAGCTAAGAAAGAGTGGAGGCAATTCTATCAGTAGTAGACCAGCGTCGCTTTTTGTGTCTCCTCCGCCTTCTCCCAGACCTGCCTTCAGATCCAAGTCAACAGATGAAAACTATGTAGCTAATAATATACCCATGAAATCGGCTATCTCTACACCTATGAAGAAACGATGTTCGACTTCGACCTTAAACGATGAGTTAATTTTATCGGTCCCTGTTCCAAACTCCAGCTTGGAAAAGTTAAGCAAACTGAAAGACCGTCTTATGGGAACGTTACCTGTCTCGCCTGCTCCAGGAGAGAGCGAGGATGAGTCCACGCCGTTAGTTTCcgaattatctactccaactcATTCGCAATCCGATAGCGTGTTTAAACACGACTGCAGCGAGGAGAACAGTAGCTCGATTTCCTCGAATAAAAGTTTACCCCATGATGGAGAACGATCCATCGATGTTGTTGATTATTCCGACACTGTTAGTTTAATGGTACGAGAAGCTTCGCAAGTGCGGTTTCTATCGCGTCAAGACGCCGAGGAATGGGACAATCCCGAAACACCTGTTTGA